From one Mytilus galloprovincialis chromosome 13, xbMytGall1.hap1.1, whole genome shotgun sequence genomic stretch:
- the LOC143057457 gene encoding major royal jelly protein 7-like: MHEWVTLEYDFPSPIKRSLIDQKLLIPENLALFNMDGIRGRIFTTIIRTSKPGIPATLNTVVKRNGKSFLKPFPSLKLNRAEDCNSIQSAQSIKIDPNTNYIWVLDEGKVNNIRLCRRKLVVYCIKTRQEVFRHIFPDSVLSESSMLFDLTLDRDQGITRYVYVADSIANKLIVVDAVTNVSWLFSHPSMEAEASAGNITVNGETIFSRGGINGISTTSDFKFVYYFSVASFKTWQIPTSILRNRFAVSITFDENVRMIGIRQHHAVRLTSGTRSFFFPALEINDILKWDRTQDIHIDGSEEEVILRTLQRLSPTTALNFADGMHIDNGFLYFVTNKSHKFRLGTLDFTGDDGPNYTIGKIFVGEESYLLGTHPKSYRNKVT, from the coding sequence atgcaTGAATGGGTGACACTTGAGTATGATTTTCCTTCGCCAATAAAAAGATCGCTAATAGACCAGAAGTTGCTCATTCCTGAAAACCTCGCGCTTTTTAATATGGATGGGATAAGAGGACGCATCTTTACAACCATAATTAGGACATCTAAGCCTGGAATTCCAGCAACTCTGAACACAGTTGTCAAAAGAAACGGAAAATCTTTTTTAAAACCATTTCCTAGCTTGAAACTGAATAGAGCTGAAGATTGCAATAGCATTCAAAGTGCCCAAAGCATTAAGATAGATCCAAATACGAATTATATATGGGTACTGGACGAAGGAAAAGTAAATAACATAAGACTCTGTCGTAGAAAACTTGTAGTATATTGCATAAAAACGAGACAAGAAGTGTTCCGGCATATATTTCCAGACTCGGTTTTATCTGAATCATCAATGCTGTTTGATCTGACTTTGGATAGAGATCAAGGTATAACTAGGTATGTCTATGTTGCCGATTCTATTGCTAATAAGCTTATTGTTGTTGATGCGGTTACAAACGTATCTTGGTTGTTTTCACATCCGTCCATGGAAGCCGAAGCTAGTGCGGGAAATATAACTGTAAACGGAGAAACGATCTTCAGTAGGGGAGGAATAAATGGTATTTCAACCACGTCagatttcaaatttgtttattatttctcCGTTGCTAGTTTCAAAACATGGCAAATACCTACAAGTATACTGAGAAACCGTTTCGCTGTTAGTATAACATTTGATGAAAATGTTAGAATGATAGGTATTCGTCAACACCATGCTGTAAGACTGACTTCCGGAACAAGAAGCTTCTTTTTTCCTGCTCTAGAAATCAATGATATATTAAAATGGGATCGCACACAAGACATACACATAGACGGCAGCGAAGAAGAAGTTATACTGCGGACCTTACAAAGGCTGTCACCAACCACTGCCTTGAATTTCGCAGATGGAATGCACATAGATAAtggttttttatattttgttacaaATAAGTCCCACAAATTCCGCTTAGGAACGCTGGATTTTACTGGCGACGATGGGCCAAATTATACCATAGGAAAAATATTTGTTGGAGAAGAAAGCTACTTGCTAGGTACACATCCCAAATCATATAGAAATAAAGTAACTTAG